Within Pseudomonadales bacterium, the genomic segment GATTCAGCAGCGATTTTAGAGATCGAATAGGTTTCAAATAAGTGTTTATGATTATCACCTAGGGCCGCGTGTTCGTCTTTAGCGTGATGATCACTGTATGCATACACCGCGGTTGATGATACATGCAGAAAGGCCGCCACATTTTGATAGCGCTGCATCAAATGTCCTAGGTTTTCAGCATTGATCGCTAAGTCGGTGCGCCACTTTCCCGACTTAGCAACGGCTAAATTCAACACATAGTCGACGTCTGGCAGCTGCGAGAAATCGCTCGAGGCTAAATCAACTATAACAGGTGTAGCGCCAAGCGCTTGCATAGCTGTCTGCTGCGCAGGCTTTTGATAACGCGCCGCGGCGAAAACCTCAGAACTATCTGCCAATGCAGCAATGATTGGCTGTGCAACAAAGCCCGTAGCCCCGGTAATTAGTAAGCGTTTTCCCTGTAAATCGACAGGTTTTATCGTCATATCCCACCCTATTATTCTTATAATCCATCTTTATTACTGAAAGTTCTGTACGAAATGTCTGAATTTAAGGCAAACAGCGCTTTCTCACAGTCATTTGACATATCTTGTCTATATTACTGATATAACCGTGATTTTCACTACTATTTGCTGATTTTAGCGATGGAGCAATGCTGCTGGTTTGTAGTTAGCATCCTAGCTCCTCTACAGCAGAATTTTTTAGCAATACACTAGTGTATTACGATGCGGTAAATAATGATTTAGGTAATGAGTATCATGTTAATCGATATTGAAAGCGCCGAACAAAGCCAATCGCTGGCCAATGTGAGCAGCGATAAGTTAATGCATATTCTGAAACACCAGTGTGACCAACGACAGCGCAGAATCAGCACCCTACCGCACCAGCAAGCCTTGGAGCTTTTATTTGCTCAATTTCTGTTTCAGTACTACGGCCAGCAATCGTTTATTCAATCGCCTGCGATTGACAAAATTATGCAACATTTCATTAAACCGTCAGCGCGCCAGCAATACACCGACCGTTTCAGTGCCGAACTACAGCAATGTTTACACCATTGCGTGCAGGCTAAAAATAGTGAGGACTTACTCAAAAGATTATCATTAGATCAAGCCGCGATGCAGCAGCTGGGCGAGTTAAGCAAGTTATTACTGACACATCAGTTATTAAAACCTCAACAACAGCGCTTTCAATCAACCCGCGCACAGCTTGCCGGATTAGATATTACCGCTTTACAAATACTGTGCTGTGCGAATGTGATTTATAGCGCATTACTCGTTGAGCCTGAGGCCGAACAAAACTTACTGCAGCAGGCGATTTTTCAAGAGGGTTTAGAATCAGCGTTTATTGCTGAA encodes:
- a CDS encoding NAD(P)-dependent oxidoreductase translates to MTIKPVDLQGKRLLITGATGFVAQPIIAALADSSEVFAAARYQKPAQQTAMQALGATPVIVDLASSDFSQLPDVDYVLNLAVAKSGKWRTDLAINAENLGHLMQRYQNVAAFLHVSSTAVYAYSDHHAKDEHAALGDNHKHLFETYSISKIAAESVARFAAKTFDIPLTIARLNVPYGNFPCWPYFHLMMMQNGMPIDIHPDQPNGYSPIHADDYIAKIPYLLAAASSDTTLVNLAGDEVVSIEQWCEYMSELTGLPLSFNTTEQALGNLTVDTTKQTQLTGACHMPWQRGIKSMIEALAPDLLQTHA